In Zingiber officinale cultivar Zhangliang chromosome 8B, Zo_v1.1, whole genome shotgun sequence, a single genomic region encodes these proteins:
- the LOC122015567 gene encoding cyclin-dependent kinase G-2-like isoform X2: MKRHSGKDVDRETGELSSGSGSDDAQAPISKIQENVSQNQDNENYSMDSKKRKFSPIIWDRDDTKRSTVATSSSKNTRIDNDTLPPPPPRPQGFVPPYSLDDVLPSAKSSSPFDSVAPVEPSQYFLASTNQEENLVDDFEDEPMPAQSISFSRWADGNSSFDDGGENFKVDVVTKRKKSSPLSGSAGQHLHKKMGTPKLVEVNMAEISGVTLAKLSDSREHENHDGDAELGINDDMDVDHVGSNGSSSNQISETDSEDEDQKSETPDPAQPPIRCINMLQGCRSVDVFERLNKIDEGTYGVVYRAKDKKTGEIVALKKVKMEKETEGFPLTALREINVLLSFHHPSVVDVKEVVVGSSLDKIFMVMEYMEHDLKALMETMKQPFSQSEVKCLMLQLFSGVNYLHDNWVLHRDLKTSNLLLNNRGELKICDFGLARQYGSPLKPYSPLVVTLWYRAPELLLGAKEYSTAIDMWSLGCIMAELLAKEPLFNGKSEHDQLDKIFRTLGTPNEKIWPGIAKLPGAKVNFVKQPYNKLREKFPPTSFFGRPTLSEAGFDLLNRLLTYDPEKRITAEAAQNHPWFQEVPLPKSKDFMPTFPAQHAQDRRQRRIMKSPDPLAEQRKKELQLGDLGLSTLFG, from the exons ATGAAACGTCACTCGGGGAAAGACGTGGACCGAGAGACTGGGGAGTTGTCCAGTGGAAGCGGATCAGATGATGCTCAAGCACCTATCTCGAAGATCCAGGAGAATGTGTCACAGAATCAGGACAATGAGAATTACTCGATGGATAGCAAGAAGCGCAAATTCTCTCCAATCATTTGGGATAGAGATGACACTAAGCGATCCACTGTTGCCACTTCTAGCAGTAAGAACACTAGGATTGACAATGATACCCTGCCTCCACCACCTCCACGGCCTCAGGGGTTTGTTCCGCCTTATTCTCTCGATGATGTTTTACCGTCTGCTAAGAGTTCGTCACCTTTTGATTCAGTTGCCCCTGTCGAGCCATCCCAATACTTTCTGGCAAGTACTAATCAGGAGGAAAATCTGGTGGATGATTTTGAAGATGAACCTATGCCAGCTCAGAGTATCTCTTTCTCCAGATGGGCAGATGGAAACAGTTCTTTCGATGATGGAGGTGAAAATTTCAAGGTGGACGTAGTGACTAAAAGGAAAAAGAGTAGCCCTTTGTCTGGTTCAGCAGGGCAGCATTTGCACAAGAAAATGGGTACACCTAAGTTAGTCGAGGTTAACATGGCAGAAATTTCTGGAGTGACTTTGGCTAAACTATCTGATTCAAGGGAACATGAAAACCATGATGGCGATGCTGAGTTGGGAATAAATGATGATATGGATGTTGACCATGTTGGGTCTAATGGAAGTTCTAGCAATCAAATTTCTGAAACAGACTCTGAAGATGAGGACCAGAAGTCTGAGACACCAGATCCAGCACAACCACCTATAAGATGTATAAATATGTTGCAGGGTTGTAGAAGTGTTGATGTGTTTGAAAGGCTTAATAAAATAGATGAAGGTACCTATGGGGTTGTCTACAGAGCAAAGGATAAAAAGACAGGGGAGATAGTGGCACTGAAAAAAGTCAAAATGGAAAAGGAGACTGAGGGTTTTCCTCTCACTGCACTTAGGGAGATAAATGTATTGTTATCTTTTCATCATCCTTCAGTTGTGGATGTTAAGGAAGTTGTTGTTGGTAGCAGTCTGGACAAAATTTTTATGGTTATGGAATACATGGAACATGATTTGAAGGCACTGATGGAGACCATGAAACAACCATTTAGTCAGAGTGAGGTAAAATGCTTGATGTTGCAGCTGTTTTCAGGTGTCAATTACCTTCATGACAACTGGGTACTCCATAG GGATTTGAAGACATCAAATCTTCTTTTAAACAATCGTGGAGAATTAAAGATATGTGACTTTGGTTTGGCTCGCCAATATGGAAGTCCTTTGAAACCTTACAGTCCATTGGTGGTCACATTATGGTACAG GGCACCTGAACTTCTACTAGGGGCCAAGGAGTATTCCACTGCTATTGACATGTGGTCTTTAGGGTGTATAATGGCAGAGCTTCTAGCAAAGGAACCATTATTTAATGGGAAATCTGAACATGATCAACTTGACAAG ATATTTAGGACACTTGGTACTCCGAATGAAAAGATATGGCCTGGAATTGCTAAACTACCTGGTGCTAAAGTTAATTTTGTCAAGCAACC GTACAACAAGCTACGAGAAAAGTTTCCTCCCACATCCTTTTTCGGACGTCCAACCCTTTCTGAAGCTGGATTTGACTTGCTAAACAGACTTTTGACATATGACCCTGAGAAG CGAATAACTGCTGAAGCTGCTCAAAATCATCCCTGGTTCCAGGAGGTTCCTTTGCCCAAGTCAAAAGATTTTATGCCTACTTTTCCTGCTCAACATGCTCAAGATCG ACGACAAAGAAGAATAATGAAGAGCCCAGATCCACTTGCAGAACAGCGGAAGAAAGAACTGCAGCTAGGTGACCTCGGCCTTTCTACCCTATTTGGTTAG
- the LOC122015567 gene encoding cyclin-dependent kinase G-2-like isoform X1 — MAAGRHSGFRDLEFWDREADVELSGRKDYYRDRLHDGGLRGYEGRGDQDLRDRIGVAQRGTKNKEVINGSHHTLYSSNSSEGSKNSQKMKRHSGKDVDRETGELSSGSGSDDAQAPISKIQENVSQNQDNENYSMDSKKRKFSPIIWDRDDTKRSTVATSSSKNTRIDNDTLPPPPPRPQGFVPPYSLDDVLPSAKSSSPFDSVAPVEPSQYFLASTNQEENLVDDFEDEPMPAQSISFSRWADGNSSFDDGGENFKVDVVTKRKKSSPLSGSAGQHLHKKMGTPKLVEVNMAEISGVTLAKLSDSREHENHDGDAELGINDDMDVDHVGSNGSSSNQISETDSEDEDQKSETPDPAQPPIRCINMLQGCRSVDVFERLNKIDEGTYGVVYRAKDKKTGEIVALKKVKMEKETEGFPLTALREINVLLSFHHPSVVDVKEVVVGSSLDKIFMVMEYMEHDLKALMETMKQPFSQSEVKCLMLQLFSGVNYLHDNWVLHRDLKTSNLLLNNRGELKICDFGLARQYGSPLKPYSPLVVTLWYRAPELLLGAKEYSTAIDMWSLGCIMAELLAKEPLFNGKSEHDQLDKIFRTLGTPNEKIWPGIAKLPGAKVNFVKQPYNKLREKFPPTSFFGRPTLSEAGFDLLNRLLTYDPEKRITAEAAQNHPWFQEVPLPKSKDFMPTFPAQHAQDRRQRRIMKSPDPLAEQRKKELQLGDLGLSTLFG, encoded by the exons ATGGCAGCTGGTCGGCATAGTGGGTTTAGAGATCTTGAGTTCTGGGACCGGGAGGCAGATGTAGAGCTATCGGGGAGGAAGGATTATTACCGGGATCGTTTACATGATGGCGGCCTCCGTGGGTACGAAGGACGGGGTGATCAAGATTTGCGTGATAGGATTGGGGTTGCGCAAAGAGGCACCAAGAATAAGGAAGTGATTAATGGCTCCCATCACACCCTCTATTCGAGCAATTCTAGTGAGGGAAGCAAGAACAGTCAGAAAATGAAACGTCACTCGGGGAAAGACGTGGACCGAGAGACTGGGGAGTTGTCCAGTGGAAGCGGATCAGATGATGCTCAAGCACCTATCTCGAAGATCCAGGAGAATGTGTCACAGAATCAGGACAATGAGAATTACTCGATGGATAGCAAGAAGCGCAAATTCTCTCCAATCATTTGGGATAGAGATGACACTAAGCGATCCACTGTTGCCACTTCTAGCAGTAAGAACACTAGGATTGACAATGATACCCTGCCTCCACCACCTCCACGGCCTCAGGGGTTTGTTCCGCCTTATTCTCTCGATGATGTTTTACCGTCTGCTAAGAGTTCGTCACCTTTTGATTCAGTTGCCCCTGTCGAGCCATCCCAATACTTTCTGGCAAGTACTAATCAGGAGGAAAATCTGGTGGATGATTTTGAAGATGAACCTATGCCAGCTCAGAGTATCTCTTTCTCCAGATGGGCAGATGGAAACAGTTCTTTCGATGATGGAGGTGAAAATTTCAAGGTGGACGTAGTGACTAAAAGGAAAAAGAGTAGCCCTTTGTCTGGTTCAGCAGGGCAGCATTTGCACAAGAAAATGGGTACACCTAAGTTAGTCGAGGTTAACATGGCAGAAATTTCTGGAGTGACTTTGGCTAAACTATCTGATTCAAGGGAACATGAAAACCATGATGGCGATGCTGAGTTGGGAATAAATGATGATATGGATGTTGACCATGTTGGGTCTAATGGAAGTTCTAGCAATCAAATTTCTGAAACAGACTCTGAAGATGAGGACCAGAAGTCTGAGACACCAGATCCAGCACAACCACCTATAAGATGTATAAATATGTTGCAGGGTTGTAGAAGTGTTGATGTGTTTGAAAGGCTTAATAAAATAGATGAAGGTACCTATGGGGTTGTCTACAGAGCAAAGGATAAAAAGACAGGGGAGATAGTGGCACTGAAAAAAGTCAAAATGGAAAAGGAGACTGAGGGTTTTCCTCTCACTGCACTTAGGGAGATAAATGTATTGTTATCTTTTCATCATCCTTCAGTTGTGGATGTTAAGGAAGTTGTTGTTGGTAGCAGTCTGGACAAAATTTTTATGGTTATGGAATACATGGAACATGATTTGAAGGCACTGATGGAGACCATGAAACAACCATTTAGTCAGAGTGAGGTAAAATGCTTGATGTTGCAGCTGTTTTCAGGTGTCAATTACCTTCATGACAACTGGGTACTCCATAG GGATTTGAAGACATCAAATCTTCTTTTAAACAATCGTGGAGAATTAAAGATATGTGACTTTGGTTTGGCTCGCCAATATGGAAGTCCTTTGAAACCTTACAGTCCATTGGTGGTCACATTATGGTACAG GGCACCTGAACTTCTACTAGGGGCCAAGGAGTATTCCACTGCTATTGACATGTGGTCTTTAGGGTGTATAATGGCAGAGCTTCTAGCAAAGGAACCATTATTTAATGGGAAATCTGAACATGATCAACTTGACAAG ATATTTAGGACACTTGGTACTCCGAATGAAAAGATATGGCCTGGAATTGCTAAACTACCTGGTGCTAAAGTTAATTTTGTCAAGCAACC GTACAACAAGCTACGAGAAAAGTTTCCTCCCACATCCTTTTTCGGACGTCCAACCCTTTCTGAAGCTGGATTTGACTTGCTAAACAGACTTTTGACATATGACCCTGAGAAG CGAATAACTGCTGAAGCTGCTCAAAATCATCCCTGGTTCCAGGAGGTTCCTTTGCCCAAGTCAAAAGATTTTATGCCTACTTTTCCTGCTCAACATGCTCAAGATCG ACGACAAAGAAGAATAATGAAGAGCCCAGATCCACTTGCAGAACAGCGGAAGAAAGAACTGCAGCTAGGTGACCTCGGCCTTTCTACCCTATTTGGTTAG